One genomic segment of Ricinus communis isolate WT05 ecotype wild-type chromosome 3, ASM1957865v1, whole genome shotgun sequence includes these proteins:
- the LOC8259411 gene encoding protein MEMO1, giving the protein MEKIRRASHAGSWYTDNPKKLDEELDGWLKAAALEKSPDVRGVIAPHAGYSYSGRAAAYAFGNIDPANISRIFLLGPSHHYYTPKCALSTATVYKTPIGDLPIDLEVIEELKATGKFELMDLRVDEAEHSMEMHLPYLAKVFEGHQVKVVPILVGALNADNEAMYGKLLGKYVDDPTNFFSVSSDFCHWGSRFNYMHYDKKYGAIHKSIEALDKMGMDIIETGDPDAFKQYLQEYDNTICGRHPISVFVHMLRNCATVIKIKFLRYEQSSQCKTTRDSSVSYASAAAKVDA; this is encoded by the exons atggagaaaatCAGGAGAGCTTCGCATGCTGGTTCATGGTACACCGACAATC CTAAAAAACTTGATGAAGAGCTTGATGGATGGCTTAAGGCTGCTGCCTTGGAGAAGTCTCCTGATGTTCGAGGCGTAATTGCTCC GCATGCAGGTTACTCGTATTCAGGTCGTGCTGCTGCTTATGCATTTGGAAATATAGATCCTGCAAACAT TTCTCGGATATTCCTGCTTGGTCCATCCCACCATTATTATACTCCCAAATGTGCTCTTTCAACTGCCACAGTTTACAAGACGCCAATAGGAGACTTACCTATTGATTTGGAAG TCATCGAGGAACTTAAAGCTACAGGAAAATTTGAGTTGATGGATCTTCGTGTTGATGAAGCTGAACATAGCATGGAAATGCACTTGCCATATCTTGCTAAAGTTTTTGAAGG GCATCAGGTTAAAGTTGTACCCATATTGGTTGGTGCTCTTAATGCTGATAATGAGGCTATGTATGGAAAGTTGTTAGGGAAGTATGTAGATGATCcaactaatttcttttcagtCTCCTCAGATTTTTGTCACTGGGGTTCTCG gtTCAATTACATGCACTATGACAAGAAATATGGGGCTATACATAAGTCTATTGAGGCATTGGACAAGATGGGTATGGATATAATTGAAACAGGGGATCCAGATGCATTTAAACAGTATTTGCAGGAATATGACAATACAATTTGTGGACGGCATCCAATTAGTGTTTTCGTACAT ATGTTAAGGAATTGTGCGACTGTGATAAAGATCAAGTTCCTCCGATACGAGCAGTCAAGCCAATGCAAAACAACGAGGGACAGCAGTGTCAGTTATGCATCTGCAGCAGCAAAGGTGGATGCTTGA
- the LOC8259409 gene encoding protein PHOX1, with protein MGKPTGKKKNNLASPRAGDASLRQSKTMTDRTSKAFDEDTAIFINMSQELKEEGNKLFQKRDHEGAMLKYEKAVKLLPRNHIDAAYLRSNMASCYMQMGLGEYPRAINECNLALEVSPKYSKALLKRAKCYEALNRLDLALRDVNNVLSMEPNNLTGLEILESVKKAMTEKGVDFDEKLIGLANQELSGAARLRKVVKEKVKKKKKSDKVLEKKKSDKMLEKKVEEKEKNKVVLEEKRASAAIKDKEVVMKTIEEEKVVKKDVKEEVITKTVKLVFGEDIRWAQLPLKCSIGLLRDIVRDRYPGLKGVLVKYKDPEGDLITITTTEELRMADSSGDSQGSLRFYIVEVGPDQEPAYEGMKFVEEVRTVDKQQSDAVENGVGKGVEVEKGSLCIDDWIVQFARLFKNHVGFDSDSYLDLHELGMKLYSEAMEDTVTSAEAQELFDIAADKFQEMAALALFNWGNVHLSRARKRVFFSEDGSSESILAQVKNAYEWAKTEYAKAAMRYHEALKVKPDFYESLLALGQQQFEQAKLCWYHAIGSKLDLEDGPSEEVLDLYNKAEDCMEKGMQMWEEMEEQRLNGLSKFDKYKDQLQKFELDGLLKDIPAEEAAEQAANMSSQIYLLWGTMLYERSVVEYRLELPTWEECLEVAVEKFELAGASPTDIAVMIKNHCSNETALEGLGFKIDEIVQAWNEMYDVKRWESGIPSFRLEPLFRRRVPKLHYLLENV; from the exons atgggAAAGCCGACtgggaaaaagaagaataatctGGCATCACCAAGAGCCGGTGATGCTAGCCTAAGGCAAAGCAAAACTATGACGGATCGGACATCAAAGGCTTTTGATGAAGACACAGcaatatttatcaacatgTCACAAGAGCTCAAAGAAGAAGGGAACAAGCTTTTCCAAAAGCGTGACCATGAAGGTGCTATGTTAAAGTATGAGAAAGCTGTCAAGTTACTTCCAAGAAACCACATAGATGCTGCTTATCTTCGCAGCAATATGGCCTCCTGCTATATGCAAATGGGTCTAGGTGAGTATCCTCGTGCTATTAATGAGTGCAATTTAGCTTTAGAGGTCTCTCCTAAGTATAGCAAAGCTTTGTTGAAAAGAGCAAAGTGCTATGAGGCTTTGAATAGATTAGATTTGGCTTTGAGGGATGTTAATAATGTTTTGAGTATGGAGCCTAATAATTTGACGGGGTTGGAGATATTGGAGAGTGTTAAAAAAGCTATGACTGAAAAAGGTGTTGATTTTGATGAGAAATTAATTGGTTTGGCTAATCAAGAGCTGAGTGGTGCTGCCCGGTTGCGGAAGGTAGTTAAGGAGAAggtgaaaaaaaagaagaagagtgaTAAGGTgttggagaagaagaagagtgaTAAAATGTTGGAGAAGAAAGTGgaggagaaggagaagaatAAGGTAGTTTTAGAGGAGAAGAGGGCAAGTGCTGCTATCAAGGATAAAGAGGTGGTAATGAAAACTATTGAGGAAGAGAAAGTGGTTAAGAAGGATGTTAAGGAGGAAGTGATTACCAAGACAGTGAAGTTAGTATTTGGGGAGGATATCAGGTGGGCACAGTTGCCTTTGAAATGTAGCATTGGGTTGCTGAGGGATATAGTTCGAGATAGGTATCCTGGTTTGAAGGGTGTTCTTGTGAAATATAAGGACCCTGAAGGTGATTTGATTACAATTACTACTACAGAGGAGCTAAGGATGGCCGATTCATCAGGTGATTCTCAAGGGTCCCTTAGGTTCTATATTGTTGAAGTCGGTCCTGATCAAGAACCAGCTTATGAGGGCATGAAATTTGTAGAGGAGGTCCGCACGGTTGATAAGCAACAGAGTGATGCTGTTGAGAATGGGGTAGGGAAAGGTGTAGAAGTTGAAAAGGGATCACTTTGCATTGATGACTGGATTGTCCAGTTTGCACGGTTATTCAAGAACCATGTTGGGTTTGATTCTGACTCATACTTGGATCTTCATGAACTAGGGATGAAACTATACTCGGAGGCTATGGAGGACACTGTAACGAGTGCAGAAGCGCAGGAACTTTTTGATATTGCTGCAGATAAGTTCCAAGAGATGGCAGCATTAGCTTTGTTTAATTGGGGAAATGTTCATTTGTCCAGGGCAAGGAAACGGGTATTCTTCTCTGAAGATGGTTCAAGCGAGTCTATACTTGCACAGGTTAAGAATGCATACGAGTGGGCTAAAACTGAATATGCAAAGGCAGCAATGAGATACCATGAAGCTTTAAAAGTTAAACCTGACTTCTATGAAAGTCTTCTTGCACTTGGGCAACAGCAGTTTGAGCAAGCAAAGCTTTGTTGGTATCATGCTATTGGAAGCAAGTTGGATTTAGAAGATGGCCCGTCAGAGGAGGTCCTTGATCTTTATAACAAGGCTGAGGACTGCATGGAGAAGGGCATGCAGATGTGGGAAGAGATGGAGGAGCAGCGTCTAAATGGACTTTCCAAATTTGACAAATACAAAGACCAGTTACAGAAATTTGAGTTGGATGGgctgttgaaagatataccagcTGAAGAAGCAGCAGAGCAGGCAGCCAATATGAGTTCGCAGATATATCTTTTATGGGGCACCATGCTCTATGAGCGCTCTGTTGTGGAGTATAGGCTAGAGCTACCAacttgggaagaatgtttagAGGTTGCAGTTGAGAAGTTTGAGCTTGCTGGTGCTTCCCCAACTGACATAGCTGTTATGATAAAGAATCATTGTTCCAATGAAACGGCACTTGAAG GTTTGGGGTTCAAAATTGATGAGATAGTACaggcatggaatgaaatgtaTGATGTTAAGAGGTGGGAGAGCGGCATTCCATCTTTCAGGCTGGAGCCATTGTTTCGGCGGCGGGTTCCGAAACTTCATTATCTATTGGAgaatgtttga
- the LOC8259408 gene encoding calcium uptake protein, mitochondrial, translated as MSPLLKSQIHLRQFFLPLAETSSAMPAITSLRRSQPSIHRFYLIQRLQTRQYSTPAQSPTLSASLIHENHSYHQSFTRWLSGITFASSLGFIYWYIDSDSGDSFKKSLFSFNEKRVKDPFPTSTFGKLSLPDYSSKFIFGDAYRRKIFFNYEKRIRLRSPPEKVFEYFASFEGRNGELLMKPADLMRAVVPVFPPSESHLVREGYLSGERKPGDLRCAPSEFFMLFDVDNDGLISFKEYIFFVTLLSIPESSFSVAFKMFDIDNNGEIDMEEFKKVMALMRSHNRQGAVHRDGLRTGLKVSGSVEDGGLMEYFFGKYGKGRLHHDKFVQFLRDLHDEILRLEFAHYDYKLRKTISAKDFALSMVASADLSHLDKLLVRVDELNNEADLSDIQITFEEFKNFAELRKKLLPFSLALFSYGKVNGLLTKEDFQRAASHVCGVSLTDKVVDIIFHVFDSNRDGHLSLNEFIRVLHKRERDIAQPVESGIIGFLSCCFNCANGHSFGRLLC; from the exons ATGTCACCGCTTCTAAAATCACAAATCCATCTGCGTCAATTCTTTCTTCCCCTAGCAGAAACATCCTCGGCCATGCCTGCCATAACGTCTCTCAGAAGATCTCAACCGTCCATCCATCGGTTCTACCTGATCCAGCGGCTCCAAACTCGTCAATACTCTACTCCAGCACAATCTCCCACTTTGTCTGCTTCTCTGATCCACGAAAATCACTCTTATCATCAATCCTTCACCAGATGGCTTTCCGGGATCACCTTTGCTTCCAGCTTAGGGTTTATATACTGGTATATCGATTCGGACTCTGGtgattcttttaagaaatcaTTATTCTCTTTCAATGAAAAAAGGGTCAAGGATCCATTCCCTACTTCAACATTCGGCAAATTATCATTACCTGATTATAGCTCCAAGTTTATATTTGGAG ATGCGTATAGGAGGAAGATTTTCTTTAACTACGAGAAGAGAATAAGGCTTCGAAGTCCACCAGAGAAA GTTTTTGAGTACTTCGCAAGTTTTGAAGGAAGAAATGGAGAGTTATTAATGAAACCAGCAGATTTAATGCGAGCAGTAGTTCCAGTATTCCCTCCATCTGAATCTCACCTTGTTAGAGAAGGTTATTTGAGTGGTGAAAGGAAACCTGGTGACTTAAGATGTGCTCCATCTGAATTCTTTATGTTATTTGATGTTGATAATGATGGCCTTATTTCATTCAAGGA GTATATCTTTTTCGTTACACTACTTAGTATTCCGGAATCAAGCTTCTCTGTAGCTTTCAAAATGTTTGACATTGACAACAATGG GGAGATTGATATGGAAGAATTTAAGAAAGTGATGGCTTTAATGCGATCTCATAACAGACAAGGTGCTGTCCACAGGGATGGACTTCGGACAGGGTTAAAAGTCAGCGGTTCAGTGGAAGATGGAGGTTTGATGGAATACTTCTTTGGCAAATATGGAAAGGGTCGTCTCCATCATGATAAATTTGTTCAATTTTTGAGGGATCTGCATGATGAG ATATTGAGATTGGAATTTGCACattatgattataaattaCGAAAAACCATATCAGCTAAGGATTTTGCATTGTCCATGGTTGCTTCTGCTGACTTGAGTCACTTGGATAAGTTGCTTGTTCGGGTTGATGAACTAAATAATGAAGCAGACCTCAGCGATATACAAATAACATTCGAAGAATTCAAAAACTTTGCAGAATTGCGCAAAAAGCTGCTGCCATTTTCTTTGGCTCTTTTCAGTTATGGGAAAGTAAATGGCCTGTTAACAAAGGAGGACTTCCAAAGAGCTGCATCCCAT GTCTGTGGTGTCTCACTCACTGACAAGGTGGTTGATATCATTTTCCATGTGTTCGACTCAAATCGCGATGGACATTTGAGCTTAAATGAGTTTATAAGAGTCTTACACAAGCGGGAACGAGACATTGCTCAACCTGTGGAATCAGGAATAATTGGATTTCTATCTTGCTGCTTTAACTGTGCAAATGGCCACTCGTTTGGACGGTTGCTCTGTTAA
- the LOC8259407 gene encoding putative protein TPRXL, which produces MARSSQSRRSSGPVLRSLSPCGRFPTSSISSSSSSGFASSTTSSSFYSPASAAFFNPSNTHRSASPTRVNLFTTSIPTTSFRVSIGRSSSPNRSITVTKQHQNNNKKTCMCSPTMHPGSFRCSLHKNSNNNNSHSGLDSYTPNRLNMRRSAMKNSLVRIGGVEGEWVKRALTALIRPSSHQQRRRCDFQPRPSRLSIMAKADDII; this is translated from the coding sequence ATGGCCAGAAGCTCTCAGTCTAGAAGATCTAGCGGACCAGTCCTTCGTTCTCTTTCACCATGTGGAAGATTTCCTACATCATCAATATCATCATCGTCATCATCGGGATTTGCATCTTCAACAACAAGCTCAAGTTTTTATTCTCCGGCTAGTGCCGCTTTTTTCAACCCTAGCAATACCCATAGATCTGCTTCACCCACGCGTGTCAACCTCTTTACCACATCAATTCCTACTACTTCATTTCGTGTCTCTATTGGTCGATCTAGCTCTCCTAATCGCTCTATAACCGTTACCAAACAGCAccagaataataataaaaaaacttgtATGTGTTCTCCTACTATGCATCCAGGTTCATTTCGATGCAGTCTACACAagaatagtaataataataatagtcatAGTGGTTTGGATTCCTATACGCCTAATCGGTTGAACATGAGGCGATCGGCGATGAAGAACTCGCTCGTGAGGATTGGTGGCGTCGAGGGTGAATGGGTGAAGAGAGCGTTAACGGCATTAATTAGGCCGTCTTCGCATCAGCAACGGCGTCGGTGTGATTTCCAGCCTAGACCAAGCCGGCTGTCCATCATGGCAAAAGCTGACGATATCATCTGA